One uncultured Carboxylicivirga sp. genomic window, ATCATCAAAAACACGTACCAAAATCTGTCCAATTAGATCAGGAGCAACTTCCAATACATCTTTCCTAAAATAAGAATGTTCTAACTTCATGATATAACGCTAAAACAGTTTTAATAATAATGGATTAAAAACATACCAACTACTTTAATACTCAATTTTATCATCCTTTTGATCCCAAAGTTTAAAGGCTTCGATGGCTTTTTTAGGTAAAACCTGCATGGTTGGAATACTTCTTTCATTAATAGGTTTGTCAATCTCATCATAGATAAACTGGTCGTCAAATCCAATTTTGGCAGCATCAACCTTGGTGTTTCCATAATAGATAGTCTTCAGTCGAGCCCAGTAAATGGCACCCAGACACATCGGACAAGGTTCACAGGATGTATATATTTCACAATCTGACAAATCAAAAGTTCCCAAATTTTTTGAAGCTTCTCTAATGGCACTTACTTCTGCATGCGCAGTTGGATCACAATTAGCTGTAACCCTGTTTACTCCTCGCCCAACGATAACATTATCCCGCACAATCACCGCTCCAAAAGGTCCTCCTCCATTCAATACATTATTTTTTGAAAGCTCAATTGCCTCAGTCATCCACTTCGTCTTTTCCATATCAAGTTAAAATTAGGCCAAACAAGATGGCGCTTTTTTCATGAACGAACAAAATCTTCTCTTTTTTTTATTCTAACATTAGTAAATAACAAATAATTAGAGTACTTTTGCGGCCGATTATTATCCGATCTGAAAAGTTGATTTATTCTTTTTACTGATTTCGGGGTGGGATCCGGAGTTGGTTAGGGAATTTTTCGCTTTTGCAATTTGTTATAAATAATAAAGTTAAGAAATGGATACTTTAAGTTTCAAAACACTTTCAGTCACTAAATCTACTATCAACAAAGAGTGGGTAGTTGTTGATGCAACAGACATGGTGGTTGGTCGTTTGGCAACAAAAGTTGCTAAATTGTTAAGAGGTAAGTATAAGCCAAATTATACTCCTCATATGGACTGTGGAGATAACGTGATTATCTTGAATGCAGACAAAGTAAAATTGACTGGTAACAAATGGAACCAGCGTATATTCTTTTACCATAGTGGTTACCCAGGTGGACAAACAGAAGTTACTCCAGCGCAGTTATTCGCTAAAAAACCTGAAAGATTAGTAGAAAGAGCGATTAAAGGTATGCTACCTAAAAATCGTCTTGGACGTCAGTGTTTCAGAAATCTGTATGTATATGCTGGCAACGAGCACAAGCAAGAAGCTCAGCAGCCTAAAGTAATCGATATTAACACTCTTAAATAAGCAATATGGAAGTGATTAATGCTATTGGTAGAAGAAAAGAGGCAGTTGCTCGTATTTACATGAGCGAAGGAAAAGGTCAAATCACGATTAACAAGCGTGACTTGTCTAACTACTTCCCAGCTGCTACATTACAATACATTGTAAAACAACCTTTGAATGTTATCGGTGTTGCTGATAACTACGACATCAAAATTAACCTTTATGGTGGTGGTGTAAAAGGTCAGGCGGAAGCAGTGCGTTTAGCTATTGCCCGCGCACTTGTGAAAATTGACGCAGATAATAAACCTGCTTTGAAAGCTGAAGGTTTCATGACTCGCGACTCTCGTGTTGTTGAGCGTAAGAAGCCAGGTCAACCAAAAGCACGTAAGAGATTCCAGTTCTCTAAACGTTAATATTTATCAGGTGTGTTTAGTATCTAAATCTTTAAGACTACTCTTTATTTTGAGGAACTACTTAAGGATTGATTTAAACAGAAAGTAAACAACTTTAAAAAAATTAAAATGCCTAGAGTTAATTTCGAGGAATTATTGAATGCCGGAGTACACTTCGGTCACCTTAAGAGAAAGTGGAACCCAGCCATGGCTCCATACATTTTCATGGAGCGTAATGGAATTCACATTCTTGACTTACACAAAACAGCTGTTAAAATCGATGAAGCTGCCGATGCACTTAAACAGATTGCAAAATCAGGTCGGAAAGTGTTATTCGTAGCTACAAAGAAACAAGCGAAAGAAATCATTGCTGATAAAGTTGGCAGTGTAAACATGCCTTACGTGGTTGAAAGATGGCCAGGTGGTATGTTAACCAACTTCCCCACTATCCGTAAAGCAGTGAAAAAAATGACTTCTATTGATAAGTTGATGGCTGATCAGTCATGGAAAAACTTATCAAAACGTGAAAGACTTCAAATTACACGTCAGCGTGCAAAGTTGGAAAAAACTTTGGGTTCAATCTCTGATTTGACTCGTCTTCCAGCTGCAATGTTCGTTATTGATGTAATGAAAGAACACATTGCGGTAAAAGAAGCTATTCGCTTGAACATCCCTGTTTTCGGAATCGTTGATACCAACTCGGATCCATCAAATATCGACTTTGTTATTCCTGCAAATGATGATGCTACAAAGTCAATCGAATTGATTACCGATGTAATGGTAAAAGCTATGCAGGAAGGATTGAGTGAACGTAAGGCTGAGAAAGATAGCGATGGTTCTAAAGAAAAAAGAGCTACTCGTAGCAAAAAAGCAGAACCTGCAAAGGCAAAAGCTAAAAAAGAAGATGATGTAGTTGAAGAAGCTTCTGAAGAAGAAACTACTCAAGATTAATTTGATTTTTAACTTTTTAAAAAGAAAATATCATGGCTATCACTGCTGCTGACGTAAGCAAACTTAGAAAGGCTACCGGAGCCGGTATGATGGATTGTAAAAAAGCTTTAACTGAAGCCGAAGGTGATTTCGAAAAAGCTGTTGAAATCATCCGTAAAAAAGGTCAGGCTATTGCTAGCAAACGTGCCGACAGAGATGCAACCGAAGGTGTTGTATTATCAAAAGTAACTGAAGATGGTAAGAATGGTGCAATCATTGTATTGAACTGTGAAACTGACTTCGTTGCTAAAAACGAGAGTTTTGTTGCATTTGCTACTTCAATCCTTGATGCTGCCATTGCTGCTGGTGCTACTGACATCGAAGCTGTTAAAGCTTTAGACTTAGACGGTCGTCCTGTTCAGGAGCTAATTACAGAGCAAACTGGTGTAATTGGTGAAAAAATTGATCTTTCAGCTTTTGACACTGTTGCTGCTGAATCTGTAGTTGCATACATCCACCCAGGTAACAAATTAGCTACCTTAGTTGGTTTCAACCAGGCTGGTTTCGATGTACAGGTAGGTAGAGACGTTGCAATGCAAGCTGCTGCTATGGCTCCAGTTGCATTGGATGAAAACAGCGTTCCTGCTGATGTAAAAGAAAAAGAATTGGAAATCGGTAAGGAAATGGCTCGTAACGAAGGTAAGCCAGAAGCTATGTTGGAAAAAATTGCAATGGGTCGTTTATCTAAGTTCTTCAAAGAAAGCACTTTGTTAAACCAGGCTTTTGTAAAAGACAACAAACTTTCTATCAAGCAATATCTTGATGGTGCAAGCAAAGGCTTAACTGCAGTTGATTTCAAACGTTTTTCATTAGACGCTTAAGAAATAAATTAGCATAGATAAAAAGGGAGCCGATTGGCTCCCTTTTTTTGTTCGTTTATTACTTTAAAAAACTTAAACCCGACTAATATGAAGAACAAAAATTTAATCATTGTTATAATATTCTTTCTATTCGCTCTAATAGCAT contains:
- the rpsI gene encoding 30S ribosomal protein S9 — translated: MEVINAIGRRKEAVARIYMSEGKGQITINKRDLSNYFPAATLQYIVKQPLNVIGVADNYDIKINLYGGGVKGQAEAVRLAIARALVKIDADNKPALKAEGFMTRDSRVVERKKPGQPKARKRFQFSKR
- the rpsB gene encoding 30S ribosomal protein S2, whose product is MPRVNFEELLNAGVHFGHLKRKWNPAMAPYIFMERNGIHILDLHKTAVKIDEAADALKQIAKSGRKVLFVATKKQAKEIIADKVGSVNMPYVVERWPGGMLTNFPTIRKAVKKMTSIDKLMADQSWKNLSKRERLQITRQRAKLEKTLGSISDLTRLPAAMFVIDVMKEHIAVKEAIRLNIPVFGIVDTNSDPSNIDFVIPANDDATKSIELITDVMVKAMQEGLSERKAEKDSDGSKEKRATRSKKAEPAKAKAKKEDDVVEEASEEETTQD
- a CDS encoding nucleoside deaminase, whose amino-acid sequence is MEKTKWMTEAIELSKNNVLNGGGPFGAVIVRDNVIVGRGVNRVTANCDPTAHAEVSAIREASKNLGTFDLSDCEIYTSCEPCPMCLGAIYWARLKTIYYGNTKVDAAKIGFDDQFIYDEIDKPINERSIPTMQVLPKKAIEAFKLWDQKDDKIEY
- the rplM gene encoding 50S ribosomal protein L13, yielding MDTLSFKTLSVTKSTINKEWVVVDATDMVVGRLATKVAKLLRGKYKPNYTPHMDCGDNVIILNADKVKLTGNKWNQRIFFYHSGYPGGQTEVTPAQLFAKKPERLVERAIKGMLPKNRLGRQCFRNLYVYAGNEHKQEAQQPKVIDINTLK
- the tsf gene encoding translation elongation factor Ts, producing MAITAADVSKLRKATGAGMMDCKKALTEAEGDFEKAVEIIRKKGQAIASKRADRDATEGVVLSKVTEDGKNGAIIVLNCETDFVAKNESFVAFATSILDAAIAAGATDIEAVKALDLDGRPVQELITEQTGVIGEKIDLSAFDTVAAESVVAYIHPGNKLATLVGFNQAGFDVQVGRDVAMQAAAMAPVALDENSVPADVKEKELEIGKEMARNEGKPEAMLEKIAMGRLSKFFKESTLLNQAFVKDNKLSIKQYLDGASKGLTAVDFKRFSLDA